The sequence CACCACTAATAACCTCTCTAAGGCAATCACCCTGTAGTTATCCTGGGCTTGTTCCAGGTCATCTTCATTGCGCTACACAGATTATCAGATCTAACAACATCTGGAGAAATGTTTAATATCTCAGGAACCACTATAAATATGATGACATGGCAATCACTCTTCTGAGATTGTAGTACCCCCATCTAGCCAAAGATTATTCTTTGTGTTGTAAAAAGCATTAAACAGTAATTCTGTACTTTTTGCACTTttcctgtggtcctatgtagtCCAATTCTCCCCAAAGTGTACCATCTTCAACTCCGGAATTACCTGGGGAGAAAGATGTGGTGAAAACTCTCAAGCCCATACTTACACCATCCCAATGCTTTAAAATCCATGATGGAGAGTGAGCAAGTGCACACTTATGCCCGAATCCTAACTTGAAGTGTGCATGTAAGTTTGTGCAATCATTTTGCATTGACATCAATGAATGATTTACGCAATATGTGTGTGCGATCATACCTCAAGTTCGAATTTGACTGGCTTAAAGGGTAGGGAATTGGACCGAAGTCTTTCTCGACTCTATTTGCAACAAATGGCtgctctctcactgttacctttaATTGCAAGTTAATTACTGTCGATTAAAAGTGAGAATTTAAGCAAAATGTATCACGTAGCCTATCACTTTGTTCTCCAAGCTTAGCGATTTGTGTTCCCAAATACAAGCAATCTTGAATAGAACCAAGGGTTATATCAAACACCACAAGACAAACTGTACATAGAGCTCATTCCTCAGCTCCTTTTTATTGGCCTCCGCTTTTAGAAAACAATTAAAACATTATCTTTAAAACCttaagggctggattcaatctgtATTGCGGAACAGCCGCATTAAAATgaaggtaatttctgattgagtTGACATATGCAGCGCTTAACGTTAATGCAGTCTCCGAACGCAGGAACATTTCAATCTCGCTATGACGCAGATCTGATACAGATTGAATCTAGCCCTAAATCACTACATATGGATATTAACACTTCTAGATGAGGGGTAGAACAAAAATGCACATCATTTTTACTTCCCCCTTTCACTACAAACAATGTATCCTCTATGATCATTCAATAGGCCAGGCAAATCCCCAAAAAATAATGTCCCTAACAAGTCACGCTGTGTAGAGCGAAAAGCTGTGTCCCAAATATCACCCAAATAAGATgtgcactacatggggaatagggtgtctgTCATTTGAgacatataatatatatatatatatatatatatatatatatgagtgaGAGAAACAATAACATTGGCATAGATCCCATCCTTCTTGTAAGTGGCGAGGCACAGATTCCATTTGGCAAGGGCATTTCAAATTATTTTGGGGTGGCAAAATTCTGTCCTTTCTAAAATGGCGTTGTACTATTGACAGTAACTCCAACTCCCTAAAATTGTTCTAACTATAATAGCCCGAATCCTAACTTAAGAAAACAACCTATAACTGAACTATTCACTCAAATGTCCAGTTACATTTTGAGCTAGTATTCGGCCTTTGTGAACACCATGTAACTTTACTGTAACAACCACTCCCCTTAATATATCACTGGAAGTACCAACAAAAAAAAGTAGCAAAAAAAATCACTGTGTATTAATAATGTAACTATAATTGGTAGTACCAGTATTCATAAAACCAGGTTTAAGTCACTGCTACGAGGGGAAAAGCACTGGCACATAATACATTTCCTCCACTGTGCCAACATGCTGAGTAACagcattttcatccatatcaTCTTTAGGTTAGGTAGTAACATGGTAGTCAAGTTTCATAACTGCCATTGTACAGTGCAATGAAATTCCAATGTGTAAGTAGAGCATACGCCCACCACGTCCCTTCATTCTAGTGTAGCATGACGCTCGTTCTGTCAATTCAGTTTCAGTTCATTGTTACACTCCCTCTTGCCCCGCAAATGTACTAATCAGACGCAAGGTGGAGATTCCAAGTTATTTAGGGGGTAGGGGCTATAGGGTTGTTTGTGGACTGGGCTAGTGTTACTCTCTGATCACCATAAATTAATGAGTCCCTCTCTCTGCAGACCTCAACTGCTTTACCATCAAATTACCTCAATCCATTCCTAGAGGAACCCAAAGTGCTTTTGTCAGAGACCAGTAAAATGTAAGCATGATAAAATACCATAGGCTACGCAGAGTGAGTGTGGATTATTATTCAGCATATGGTTTGAGCACTCCACCACACCATCCCCTCCTGCAATGTTAAGTGACTGTGTCAAGAGTGTTTTGTTATGTCATTACAATCTCTCAGCAGATTCCCTTTTTTTATTATACAGTCCTGAAAGCGCAAATCGACCCCATGAAGGGGAGGAGGTGGCAGCAAGGATTCTAGGGTAAGACCAGTTGACAGGTAGTAATGTCAGATAGTCTGGTACCCGGCGTGGCTCCTCTTCCTGCCGATAAGGTAGGCCACAAGGACAATGAGGACCAGGCTGGCCAGCGCAGCGCCCACGATGATGGGGATCAACATGTCATCCTCATCCAGCTGACACTCCTCCGCTGGAGGGattgagagagacagtgagagagggggaatgagatacaccaatggagagagaaagaaaatggtGGAAAAAAAATAAGAGATGGAAAGACAAGAAAAAGCAGAAGTTGACTGAGTGACCATCATTATAATCTAATTATTACTCCAATCTCAGAAATGTGGATAACAACCACCTTCCTAAAATAACACATTTTAAATGGTGACAGTCCCATAGTAACACCCAGTACAGTACCTGCTCCAAACTGGTCCCTGGTTAGGCCGAAGGGCTGCACCTGCAGCTGGAAGGTGTTGAGAGAGAAGTTCACAGCCACAGCCAGAGTCTGCTCTTCATGACACACGTAACTATGCCCCAGGGTACCGCGCAGGTAGTCCAGACTACTGTTACTGGCTGAGAAGGGCTCTGGAGGGACGACAGGGAGAGCGAGATATGTTGAGAAgaagggatggaggtagagaaggagggcGAGGTTATGGGTGGCGTGAGAAAGGGAAGAGAAAACTGAATATAATGGAAAAGAGGATGAAAAGAAAGGAAAGGGAGGGCTGTGAAAAAGGAGAAAGAAAGGATGGGAGAGGCGGATAAGGACAAGAAGAAGTTACAGTAGGACCAGGTGGGGGATGCATTGTGGGAAAGGGAGGATTATAGAGGGGTGTCAACACTGGAAAAACTGCATACATGACAGACTGAGGTTATAAGAGGATAGATGGATCATGTGCATGCATTATTCACTAGATTAAATGCTGCACAGATGATCTGTTGAACTATGGATCCAGACTCACCACTCATGTCCAGCCAGACTGCAGACAGGATCACTCCACTCAGGTGGTACTTACTGGACGTGGCATTCTGCAGACACAAGAGAACCAATGATGACACACAGGATTACAGAGCCAAACCCACTCCATTTAAGCCAGCATGGAACAATCCAAGTCATGAGTGCCTGTTTTCTGCTTGTTCATGAGGCTCCATCTTGTGTTAGTGCGGAAAGGTTTGTACTACTGATACAGAAGACTACCTTATTTATGCATGTACTGATGAGAAAAAGAATAAACCAATCATCATGTAGAGATCAGTAGTCTGCCATCCATCACCTCCATTCCCCCTACACACTACAATCCTGCTGGTAACACCAGGTACCAGGACATTTCCATTCTGTGGGTTtactctgcctgtgtgtgtgtacagtaaggGAATGAGTatttgtattgtgtgtgtgtgtgtctctttgtctgtctgtgtctggatGAGGTGAAAGGTACAGccaaagagagaacgagagaaagtAAAGAGAAGCAAAAAAAGGTAAGAGAGCTCTGACCAGGGAGAAAAGGAAGGTGAGGTTGGTTTTCTCCTCATCAGCCATCAGCATCAGGGTGGCACTGTCCGAGTCACATGACCCTGAGCTCTTAGTCACGTTGGGCTGGAGGTTCACCACGTCTTGCACAGTCTGCACACACAGGACAAGACACGGGTtggtgtgagagtgagtgagtgcctAGGCTGCAAGTACGTGCAAGTATGTGTGTCCGTGTGCGTACATTATTGAGAGAGGCAGAGCTGAAGCGGATGTTGAGCTGCAGTCCCATACGGGCCATCAGACAGACGGTCCCGTTGCCATTGGTTACAGTGTAGTTGCCCCTCTCAGGCCGGGCTGGGGGCGCAGGAGGCAGAGCCGTGGTTTGAGGGGCAGCAGCAGTGGGCGGGACATCAGTGGCAGCAAAGCTCTGATGCAACGTGACCGCTGTAATGATGTAACACTAAGTCAATTAAGTCAAACAGCCAATGCCAGTCTACAATCACAGACTCCATGCATGGATAGAAAAAAGATACAGCTCGGTCCGATCCTTAGCTAGCTGGTGGTTAGGTCTCACAGGGTGCATCTCATTAGGCTtgagtggcctcctctcctctgccataTTTGCATAGATGTGAAAGAACTTGACCTCTGCAGGCATTCATCACCATAATGTTGCTTTCACCTATCATGTGTTATCATCAGATAAATGCAGAcgaaggagaggagatgaagggAGCCACttgagactattgagatgcacccattgAGTAGGTCAGTAACCTTGGGGTAATGTTGTGGCTAATTCCTTTAATGGGTTGGCTTAAAACTGGGTGgtaacaacaacaaacaactcTGGTTCCATTTATTTTGCAGTCACATGAAAATTCCAAAAGCTTTAGTGGGTCACACCACAAAAAGTTTTTTAAAGAACCATTTGAATGAAGAAGCATGTCTGTTCTACTTGGTTCATTTCTACAATACAGTCACTTTCATCATTATTAGCCTC is a genomic window of Coregonus clupeaformis isolate EN_2021a chromosome 4, ASM2061545v1, whole genome shotgun sequence containing:
- the LOC121554329 gene encoding lysosome-associated membrane glycoprotein 1, encoding MKQHSRKQLLSLAFIAFLAVTLHQSFAATDVPPTAAAPQTTALPPAPPARPERGNYTVTNGNGTVCLMARMGLQLNIRFSSASLNNTVQDVVNLQPNVTKSSGSCDSDSATLMLMADEEKTNLTFLFSLNATSSKYHLSGVILSAVWLDMSEPFSASNSSLDYLRGTLGHSYVCHEEQTLAVAVNFSLNTFQLQVQPFGLTRDQFGAAEECQLDEDDMLIPIIVGAALASLVLIVLVAYLIGRKRSHAGYQTI